One window from the genome of Deinococcus sp. NW-56 encodes:
- the istB gene encoding IS21-like element helper ATPase IstB, whose product MLPHPVIQQLRALKLDGMALALQEQQEQPGLRELSFEERLTLLVDRERACRDTRGLQRRLTAARLKVNASLEEVDVKHPRGLDARLLRSLAQGQWLAEKRGVIITGPTGVGKTFIGCALAHQACRQGFTALYAQTGRLLQELTLAKGDGRYLKLLASIARVNVLILDDWGLDVPTAEGRRILLEILDDRYERASTIITSQFPTPAWHANLGDPTLADAILDRVLHHAYRIELRGESLRKKSRKLTPETVSLS is encoded by the coding sequence ATGTTGCCCCATCCGGTGATTCAACAGTTGCGCGCCCTGAAGCTCGATGGCATGGCGCTCGCTTTGCAAGAACAACAGGAACAACCTGGTCTCCGCGAGCTGAGCTTCGAGGAACGACTCACCTTGCTGGTCGACCGTGAGCGGGCCTGCCGGGATACCCGGGGCTTGCAGCGCCGCCTGACGGCGGCGCGTTTGAAGGTCAATGCGAGCCTGGAAGAGGTGGATGTGAAACACCCGAGGGGGCTGGATGCCCGGTTGCTGCGTTCACTGGCCCAGGGTCAGTGGCTCGCCGAAAAAAGGGGGGTCATCATCACCGGCCCCACGGGCGTCGGGAAGACGTTCATCGGGTGTGCCCTGGCGCACCAGGCTTGCCGTCAGGGCTTCACGGCGTTGTATGCGCAAACCGGGCGACTGTTGCAGGAACTGACCCTGGCGAAAGGGGATGGACGGTATCTGAAGCTCCTGGCGAGCATCGCCAGGGTGAACGTCCTGATTCTGGATGACTGGGGGCTGGATGTGCCCACAGCGGAAGGTCGAAGGATTTTGCTGGAGATTCTGGATGACCGCTATGAACGGGCTTCGACGATCATTACCAGTCAGTTCCCGACCCCGGCCTGGCACGCGAATCTGGGAGATCCCACGCTGGCGGACGCGATCTTGGATCGCGTCCTGCATCACGCCTACCGGATCGAACTTCGGGGAGAAAGCCTCAGAAAGAAGAGCAGGAAGTTGACCCCGGAGACGGTCAGCCTTTCATAA